The proteins below are encoded in one region of Pseudomonas putida S13.1.2:
- a CDS encoding YceK/YidQ family lipoprotein — MKRALLGVAALVMLGGCATVRTLDAAKPGAPVVYAGTRLDLYVINGGCCPRDHYGADAPAYPGLDLPGSMLLDTLLLPLSLLTAAGVGFQATGGL, encoded by the coding sequence TTGAAGCGAGCGCTGTTGGGTGTGGCGGCGCTGGTGATGCTGGGAGGCTGCGCCACGGTGCGCACGCTGGATGCTGCAAAACCAGGGGCGCCGGTGGTGTATGCCGGTACCCGGCTGGATTTGTACGTGATCAATGGCGGGTGCTGCCCGCGCGATCATTACGGGGCTGATGCACCGGCCTATCCAGGGCTGGACCTGCCCGGCAGCATGCTGCTCGATACCCTGTTGTTGCCGTTGTCATTGCTGACTGCGGCCGGTGTCGGCTTCCAGGCCACCGGCGGCCTGTGA
- the ubiX gene encoding flavin prenyltransferase UbiX yields MSGPERITLAMTGASGAQYGLRLLDCLVREDREVHFLISKAAQLVMATETDVVLPAKPQAMQAFLTEYTGAADGQIRVYGKEDWMSPVASGSGAPAAMVVVPCSTGTLSAIATGACNNLIERAADVTLKERRQLILVPREAPFSTIHLENMLKLSQMGAVILPAAPGFYHQPQTIDDLVDFVVARILNLLAIPQDMLPRWGEHHFGVDD; encoded by the coding sequence GTGAGCGGGCCGGAACGCATCACCCTGGCCATGACCGGCGCCTCAGGCGCCCAGTATGGCCTGCGCCTGCTCGATTGCCTGGTGCGCGAGGACCGTGAGGTGCATTTCCTGATCTCCAAGGCCGCGCAACTGGTGATGGCCACCGAGACCGACGTGGTGCTGCCGGCCAAGCCCCAGGCGATGCAGGCATTTCTTACCGAATACACCGGCGCCGCCGATGGGCAGATCCGTGTGTACGGCAAGGAAGACTGGATGTCGCCGGTAGCCTCCGGCTCCGGCGCCCCGGCGGCGATGGTGGTGGTGCCCTGTTCCACCGGTACGCTTTCGGCGATTGCCACGGGGGCTTGCAACAACCTTATCGAACGCGCTGCCGACGTTACCCTCAAGGAGCGTCGCCAGCTGATCCTGGTGCCGCGCGAAGCGCCGTTTTCCACCATCCATCTGGAGAACATGCTCAAGCTGTCGCAAATGGGCGCGGTGATCCTGCCGGCGGCGCCGGGCTTCTATCACCAGCCGCAGACCATCGACGACCTGGTCGACTTTGTCGTGGCGCGCATTCTCAACCTGCTGGCCATTCCCCAGGACATGTTGCCGCGGTGGGGCGAGCACCACTTCGGGGTGGATGATTGA
- the mpl gene encoding UDP-N-acetylmuramate:L-alanyl-gamma-D-glutamyl-meso-diaminopimelate ligase → MHIHILGICGTFMGSLAVLAKELGHRVTGSDANVYPPMSTQLEAQGIELTQGYDPAQLDPAPDVVVIGNAMSRGNPAVEYVLNKGLPYVSGPQWLADHVLQGRWVLAVAGTHGKTTTSSMLAWVLEHAGMSPGFLIGGVPQNFSVSARLGDTPFFVVEADEYDSAFFDKRSKFVHYHPRTAILNNLEFDHADIFPDLASIERQFHHLVRTIPGEGLVIHPATEQALERVIGMGCWTPVQTTGEGGQWQARLLSPDGSRFEVLFEGEAQGVVDWAMTGQHNVANALATLAAARHVGVVPAMGIEGLSAFKSVKRRMEKVADVQGVTIYDDFAHHPTAIATTLDGLRKRVGEAPVIAVIEPRSNSMKLGAHRDGLPESVNDADQVIWYAPANLGWDLAATAAKCKVPSVVADSLDAIIERVKGQARPGTHVVIMSNGGFGGLHGKLAEALK, encoded by the coding sequence ATGCATATTCACATTCTCGGTATTTGCGGCACTTTCATGGGCTCGCTGGCGGTGCTGGCCAAGGAACTTGGCCATCGCGTCACCGGCTCGGACGCCAACGTCTATCCCCCGATGAGCACCCAGCTCGAAGCCCAGGGCATCGAGTTGACTCAAGGCTATGACCCAGCCCAGCTGGACCCGGCGCCAGACGTGGTGGTCATCGGCAATGCCATGTCGCGTGGCAACCCGGCAGTGGAGTACGTGCTGAACAAGGGCCTGCCCTATGTTTCCGGCCCGCAATGGCTGGCGGACCACGTGCTGCAAGGCCGCTGGGTACTGGCCGTTGCCGGCACCCACGGCAAGACCACCACCAGCAGCATGCTGGCCTGGGTGCTGGAACATGCTGGCATGAGCCCGGGCTTCCTGATTGGCGGTGTGCCGCAGAACTTCTCGGTGTCGGCACGCCTGGGCGATACGCCGTTCTTCGTGGTCGAAGCCGACGAGTACGACAGCGCCTTCTTCGACAAGCGCTCGAAGTTTGTCCACTACCACCCACGTACCGCGATCCTCAACAACCTTGAGTTCGATCATGCGGACATCTTCCCGGATTTGGCCTCGATCGAGCGGCAGTTCCACCACTTGGTGCGCACCATTCCCGGCGAAGGCCTGGTCATTCACCCCGCCACCGAGCAAGCGCTGGAACGGGTGATCGGCATGGGTTGCTGGACCCCGGTGCAGACGACCGGCGAAGGTGGCCAGTGGCAGGCGCGCCTGCTCAGCCCCGACGGGTCGCGTTTCGAAGTACTGTTCGAGGGCGAGGCGCAGGGCGTGGTGGACTGGGCAATGACTGGCCAGCACAACGTTGCCAACGCCCTGGCCACCTTGGCAGCGGCCCGCCATGTCGGCGTTGTGCCGGCCATGGGTATCGAGGGCCTGAGCGCCTTCAAGAGCGTCAAGCGGCGCATGGAGAAAGTTGCCGACGTGCAGGGCGTGACCATCTACGATGACTTCGCCCACCACCCGACCGCCATCGCCACCACCCTCGACGGCCTGCGCAAGCGCGTTGGCGAGGCGCCGGTGATTGCCGTGATCGAGCCCCGCTCCAATTCGATGAAGCTTGGCGCCCACCGTGACGGTCTGCCGGAAAGCGTCAACGACGCCGACCAGGTGATCTGGTACGCGCCGGCCAACCTCGGCTGGGACCTGGCGGCCACCGCTGCGAAGTGCAAGGTACCGAGCGTGGTGGCCGACAGCCTCGACGCGATCATCGAGCGGGTCAAAGGCCAGGCACGCCCGGGCACCCACGTGGTGATCATGAGCAACGGCGGCTTTGGTGGCCTGCACGGCAAGCTGGCCGAGGCCCTGAAGTGA
- a CDS encoding sigma-54-dependent Fis family transcriptional regulator, with product MQSNPFSRHAQQVHTVAHGGAGEGGSDPSIARSWLRCLEDYHLDPAVIAAPVVLEHGRLLESRERLCQVLQIADPEMNSLHQQLSGAGHAVLLTDARGVILNCVSAPTERRSFERAGLWLGADWSEAREGTNGIGTCLVERQALTIHQNEHFRGRHTGLTCSASPVFDPHGELLAVLDVSSARPDVSRQSQFHTMALVNLSAKMIESCYFLRHFEQQWLLRFHLQAESVGLFSEGLLAFDGDGRICAANQSALNLLGTVRGGVLGKPVQRFFACSQDELFNRAMPAGSTVWPLRTVDGRQVFASVRGQARTPVWSVPTAHRQPVRDVEPAICLLDPALQNDFRRCVRVFERDVPLLLRGETGCGKEAFAQAVHQTSERRGKPFVAINCASIPESLIESELFGYRGGSFTGARKEGMRGKLLQADGGTLLLDEIGDMPLALQTRLLRVLEERQVVPIGGEPQAVDVRIVSATHRDLLERVAQGSFREDLYYRLNGLEVALPAVRDRSDKAQLLDFLLRQEAQGQRVDIEPRAREALLDFAWPGNVRQMRNVLRTLVALCEDARIMFSDLPAIVREGFALDRRQASSHPDHTGFKPFVNPGGSGLPATRPEQALEGSCTYRVNRAFEADAAPVGAGLPAIGPAALKEAERHALLATLEAKHWHLTRVAEHLGISRNTLYRKLRKHGITRAG from the coding sequence ATGCAGAGCAACCCTTTCAGTCGCCATGCCCAGCAAGTCCATACCGTTGCCCATGGCGGGGCCGGGGAGGGCGGCAGTGACCCGTCCATCGCCCGCTCCTGGCTGCGTTGCCTGGAGGACTACCACCTCGACCCTGCTGTGATCGCGGCCCCGGTGGTGCTCGAGCACGGGCGCCTGCTGGAAAGCCGCGAGCGCTTGTGCCAGGTGCTGCAAATTGCCGACCCTGAAATGAACAGCCTGCACCAGCAGCTTTCCGGGGCCGGCCACGCGGTACTGCTGACCGACGCCCGCGGGGTGATCCTCAATTGCGTCAGCGCACCCACCGAGCGGCGCAGCTTCGAGCGTGCCGGGCTGTGGCTGGGCGCCGACTGGAGCGAAGCGCGCGAGGGCACCAACGGCATCGGCACCTGCCTGGTCGAGCGCCAGGCCCTGACCATCCACCAGAACGAGCACTTTCGTGGCCGCCATACCGGCCTGACCTGCTCGGCCAGCCCGGTGTTCGACCCCCATGGTGAACTGCTGGCGGTGCTTGATGTGTCGTCGGCCCGGCCCGATGTTTCGCGCCAGAGCCAGTTCCACACCATGGCATTGGTCAACCTTTCGGCGAAGATGATCGAAAGCTGCTATTTCCTGCGCCATTTCGAGCAGCAGTGGCTGCTGCGTTTCCACCTGCAGGCCGAGTCGGTCGGCCTGTTCAGCGAAGGTTTGTTGGCCTTCGACGGTGACGGGCGCATCTGCGCGGCCAACCAGAGTGCGCTGAACCTGCTGGGTACCGTGCGCGGTGGCGTGCTGGGCAAACCCGTGCAGCGCTTCTTCGCCTGCAGCCAAGACGAGTTGTTCAACCGCGCCATGCCCGCAGGCAGTACGGTCTGGCCGCTACGCACGGTGGACGGCCGCCAGGTGTTCGCCAGTGTGCGCGGCCAGGCACGTACGCCGGTGTGGTCTGTGCCCACCGCCCACCGCCAGCCCGTGCGCGATGTGGAACCGGCCATCTGCCTGCTCGACCCGGCGTTGCAAAACGACTTTCGCCGCTGCGTGCGGGTGTTCGAGCGCGACGTGCCGTTGTTGCTGCGCGGCGAGACCGGCTGTGGCAAGGAGGCTTTCGCCCAGGCCGTGCACCAGACCAGTGAACGGCGCGGCAAGCCGTTTGTCGCCATCAACTGCGCCTCGATCCCGGAGAGCCTGATTGAAAGTGAGCTGTTCGGTTACCGCGGCGGCAGCTTTACCGGCGCGCGCAAGGAAGGCATGCGCGGCAAGCTGTTGCAGGCTGACGGCGGCACCTTGCTGCTGGACGAGATCGGCGACATGCCGCTGGCCCTGCAAACCCGCCTGCTGCGGGTGCTGGAAGAGCGCCAGGTGGTGCCGATTGGTGGTGAGCCGCAGGCGGTTGACGTGCGCATTGTCAGCGCTACCCACCGTGACCTGCTGGAGCGGGTGGCGCAGGGCAGTTTCCGCGAGGACCTGTATTACCGCCTGAATGGGCTGGAGGTGGCGTTACCTGCGGTGCGCGATCGCAGTGACAAGGCGCAGTTGCTGGACTTTCTGTTGCGTCAGGAGGCGCAGGGGCAGCGTGTCGATATCGAACCCAGAGCGCGGGAGGCACTGCTCGACTTCGCCTGGCCGGGGAACGTGCGGCAGATGCGCAATGTGCTGCGTACCCTGGTGGCGCTTTGCGAAGATGCCCGAATCATGTTCTCGGACCTCCCCGCCATCGTCCGCGAGGGCTTTGCCCTCGATCGCCGGCAAGCCAGCTCCCACCCCGACCACACTGGCTTCAAGCCATTTGTAAATCCAGGGGGATCCGGCTTGCCGGCGACAAGGCCAGAACAGGCGCTAGAAGGCAGTTGCACCTACAGGGTAAACAGGGCTTTCGAAGCTGACGCTGCACCTGTGGGAGCTGGCTTGCCGGCGATAGGGCCGGCAGCGTTGAAAGAGGCCGAGCGCCATGCGCTGCTGGCGACCCTGGAGGCAAAACACTGGCACCTGACCCGCGTCGCCGAGCACCTGGGCATCAGCCGCAATACTTTGTATCGAAAACTGCGCAAACACGGCATCACCAGGGCTGGCTGA